The following proteins are encoded in a genomic region of Tenacibaculum sp. 190524A05c:
- the trxA gene encoding thioredoxin — protein MTELLTRSEFVEKIFDYENKKEWDFQGDVPVLIDFYADWCGPCKMLAPVLEQLSDEYEGKVKIYKVDTEAEQELSAVFGIRSIPSMLFVPVGEDPQMAHGALPKNQIEKIISDVLKVSK, from the coding sequence ATGACAGAATTATTAACTAGGAGTGAATTCGTAGAGAAAATATTTGACTATGAGAATAAAAAAGAATGGGACTTTCAAGGAGACGTTCCAGTTTTAATAGATTTTTACGCAGATTGGTGTGGACCATGTAAAATGTTAGCTCCTGTATTAGAACAGTTAAGTGATGAGTATGAAGGAAAAGTAAAAATTTATAAAGTTGATACTGAAGCAGAGCAAGAACTTTCTGCTGTATTTGGTATTCGCAGTATTCCTTCTATGTTGTTTGTTCCAGTAGGAGAAGACCCACAAATGGCGCATGGAGCACTTCCAAAAAACCAAATAGAAAAGATCATTTCGGATGTTTTAAAAGTATCTAAATAA
- a CDS encoding ABC transporter ATP-binding protein, whose product MLQVNNISFSYDKEKPTLNNITLSLKPGEHLSVMGESGCGKSTLLKVIYGLLDVNEGTLFWNDHQILGPEYHLVPGMEFFKYVPQNFDLMPFTTVAENISKFLSRFFPEEAKQRTQELLEVIEMEEFANVKVKTLSGGQQQRVAIARALAKEPELLLLDEPFSQIDNFKKNSLRRKLFQYLKEKNIACIVATHDGSDALSFSDQLIVIKNHAVLAQGKPSELYQFPKHKYVAALFDDVNEIEIDGELKLLYPHQILITDKSEHKAIVKNNYFKGSYSLIEVTLEGKPIFLSNSMAIEINSEIHLEFNLSE is encoded by the coding sequence ATGCTACAAGTAAATAACATTTCTTTCTCATACGATAAAGAAAAACCTACACTTAACAATATAACTCTTTCTTTAAAACCAGGGGAGCATTTGAGTGTTATGGGAGAAAGTGGTTGTGGAAAATCTACTTTACTTAAGGTAATTTATGGTTTATTAGATGTAAATGAAGGAACATTGTTTTGGAATGATCATCAAATTTTAGGTCCAGAATACCATTTAGTTCCTGGGATGGAATTCTTTAAATACGTTCCTCAAAACTTCGATTTAATGCCTTTCACAACAGTAGCAGAAAATATCTCAAAGTTTTTATCTCGTTTCTTTCCAGAAGAAGCCAAACAAAGAACTCAAGAACTTCTTGAGGTTATTGAAATGGAAGAATTTGCCAATGTAAAAGTAAAAACGTTGAGCGGTGGACAACAACAGCGAGTTGCCATTGCAAGAGCATTAGCCAAAGAACCAGAGCTACTTTTATTAGACGAACCTTTTAGTCAAATTGATAACTTCAAGAAAAACTCACTACGCAGAAAACTTTTTCAATATTTAAAGGAAAAGAATATCGCTTGTATTGTTGCTACTCATGATGGTAGCGATGCACTTTCTTTTTCAGATCAATTAATTGTAATTAAAAACCATGCAGTTTTAGCTCAAGGAAAGCCAAGTGAATTATATCAATTCCCTAAACATAAATATGTAGCTGCCTTATTTGATGATGTAAATGAAATTGAAATTGATGGAGAGCTTAAGTTGTTATATCCTCATCAAATCTTAATAACAGACAAATCTGAACATAAAGCGATTGTTAAAAACAATTACTTTAAAGGTAGTTATTCGTTAATTGAAGTAACATTAGAAGGAAAACCAATATTCTTATCTAACTCAATGGCAATTGAAATAAATTCGGAGATTCATTTAGAATTTAATCTATCTGAGTAA
- a CDS encoding M13 family metallopeptidase yields MITLKKALLFTAVASLGITACKTEKAETAEKIPGIILENMDTSVKPSDDFFRYVNGSWLDKTEIPADRTRWGGFGELRKQTDADVLTILNEAIEQGNFPKIKDTQGNEIDSDQQKAVNYYESIMDTVARNSQGLDPLKPYLAKIDEIKTKKDVEDYITNMAPYGGGAFYGFGVFNDLKDSKINAGYLGSGGLGLSRDYYVDEDEDTKGKLKKYEGFVAKMFQKLGDDEATATKNAATVVAFESSLAKPMMTKEDRRDTRKMYNPMSVEELQTLAPAIDWDAHLKGIGVANIDKVIVTDPNYFKAFNTIFTERSVEDMKTLLRWNAINGAAGLLSTDLETANWEFYSRDLRGAKAQRPRNERALASVNGSIGEALGKLYVDKKFPPEAKQKAKEMIDNVMLGFEKRIKGLSWMSDSTKQKALEKLHRLTVKIAYPDKWKDYSALQVKGVKQGGSYFENAINVSKWNYDKDMAKLGKPVDRTEWGMSPQTVNAYFNPVNNEIVFPAAILQPPFYNYQADEAVNYGGIGAVIGHEISHCFDDSGARFDADGNLNNWWTDEDLEKFTAEGKALIGQYDALVAIDDVHVNGTFTLGENIGDLGGVNAAYEGLQIFLDKNGRPGEIDGFTPEQRFFLSWGTIWRTKARPEAIKNQIKTDPHSPGNFRAYVPLKNVDAFYKAFDIKEGDKMYLKPEDRVKIW; encoded by the coding sequence ATGATTACACTTAAAAAAGCTTTACTTTTTACTGCTGTAGCCTCTTTAGGTATTACGGCATGTAAAACTGAAAAAGCCGAAACCGCGGAAAAAATTCCAGGTATTATACTTGAGAATATGGACACGTCTGTGAAACCATCAGACGACTTTTTTAGATACGTAAATGGTTCTTGGTTAGATAAAACTGAAATTCCAGCCGATAGAACTCGATGGGGTGGTTTTGGAGAATTACGTAAACAAACAGATGCTGATGTTTTAACAATTTTAAACGAAGCTATTGAACAAGGTAATTTCCCAAAAATTAAGGATACTCAAGGAAATGAAATTGATAGCGATCAGCAAAAAGCTGTAAATTATTACGAAAGTATTATGGATACTGTTGCTCGTAATAGTCAAGGATTAGATCCATTAAAGCCTTATTTAGCTAAAATTGATGAAATCAAAACTAAAAAAGACGTAGAAGATTATATTACCAATATGGCTCCATATGGTGGTGGTGCATTCTATGGTTTTGGTGTATTCAATGATTTAAAAGACAGTAAAATTAATGCTGGTTATTTAGGGTCTGGTGGACTTGGATTATCTAGAGATTATTATGTTGATGAAGATGAGGATACAAAAGGGAAACTAAAAAAATACGAAGGTTTTGTAGCTAAAATGTTCCAAAAATTAGGAGATGATGAGGCTACTGCTACAAAAAATGCAGCAACTGTTGTTGCTTTTGAAAGCAGCTTAGCAAAACCAATGATGACAAAAGAAGACAGACGTGATACAAGAAAGATGTACAACCCAATGTCTGTTGAGGAATTACAAACTTTAGCTCCAGCTATTGATTGGGATGCGCACTTAAAAGGAATTGGAGTTGCTAATATTGATAAGGTAATCGTTACAGATCCTAATTATTTTAAAGCTTTCAATACTATTTTCACAGAACGTTCTGTTGAAGATATGAAAACACTTTTACGTTGGAATGCAATCAATGGAGCAGCAGGATTATTATCTACAGATTTAGAAACTGCTAACTGGGAGTTTTATAGTAGAGACTTAAGAGGAGCTAAAGCTCAAAGACCACGTAACGAAAGAGCATTAGCTTCGGTTAATGGTTCTATTGGTGAAGCTTTAGGTAAATTATATGTTGACAAAAAATTCCCACCAGAAGCTAAGCAAAAGGCTAAGGAAATGATTGACAATGTAATGTTAGGTTTTGAAAAGCGTATCAAAGGATTGTCTTGGATGAGTGACTCTACAAAGCAAAAAGCTTTAGAAAAACTTCACCGTTTAACTGTGAAAATTGCATATCCTGATAAATGGAAAGATTACTCAGCTTTACAAGTAAAAGGCGTAAAACAAGGAGGAAGCTATTTTGAAAATGCAATTAATGTTTCTAAATGGAACTACGATAAAGATATGGCTAAATTAGGTAAACCAGTTGATAGAACTGAATGGGGAATGTCTCCTCAAACGGTAAATGCTTACTTCAACCCAGTAAATAATGAGATTGTTTTCCCAGCTGCTATTTTACAACCACCTTTCTACAATTACCAAGCTGATGAAGCTGTAAATTATGGTGGAATTGGTGCTGTAATTGGACATGAAATTTCTCACTGTTTTGATGATTCTGGAGCTCGTTTTGATGCCGACGGAAATTTAAACAACTGGTGGACTGATGAAGATTTAGAAAAGTTTACTGCAGAAGGTAAAGCTTTAATCGGACAATATGATGCGTTAGTTGCTATTGATGATGTTCACGTAAACGGTACATTCACATTAGGAGAAAACATTGGTGATTTAGGTGGTGTTAATGCTGCATATGAAGGATTACAAATCTTCTTAGATAAAAATGGTCGTCCAGGTGAAATTGATGGGTTTACTCCAGAACAACGTTTCTTCCTTTCATGGGGAACAATTTGGAGAACTAAAGCACGTCCAGAAGCGATTAAAAATCAGATTAAAACAGATCCTCACTCTCCTGGAAACTTTAGAGCATATGTACCTTTAAAGAATGTTGATGCTTTCTACAAAGCTTTCGATATTAAAGAAGGTGATAAAATGTATTTAAAACCAGAAGATAGAGTTAAAATCTGGTAA
- a CDS encoding FAD-dependent oxidoreductase has protein sequence MNQLSYWEIKQWFQQVDFTIVGSGIVGLNCALSLKKKQPNAKILVLEKGMLPQGASTKNAGFACFGSLSELIDDLNSHSEEEVVNLVRRRWEGLQFLRSNLGDENLDFQQNKGFELFDSKDLYNECLSRKEEINKLLHPIFKSDVFSESTNVFKFKNVEENYIVNHFEGQIDTGKMMFHLLKKCQESGIKILNNTSVDNFEDHGNHVSVQTSDITFTTNKLMIATNGFAKQLIDQEVKPARAQVLITKPIKNLHIKGTFHLEKGYYYFRNIDDRILLGGGRNLDFKAEETTEFALTELVQNKLDELLQTTILPNIDAEIDHRWTGIMGVGTQKKSIVKPISENVFCGVRLGGMGVAIGSLVGKELADLI, from the coding sequence ATGAATCAATTAAGTTATTGGGAAATTAAACAATGGTTTCAACAAGTGGATTTTACTATTGTTGGAAGCGGAATTGTAGGTTTAAATTGTGCATTATCTTTAAAAAAGAAGCAACCAAATGCCAAGATATTAGTTTTAGAAAAAGGAATGCTACCTCAAGGTGCTAGCACAAAAAATGCAGGTTTTGCTTGTTTTGGTAGTTTATCTGAATTGATTGATGATTTAAATTCTCATTCTGAAGAAGAGGTTGTAAATCTGGTAAGAAGAAGATGGGAAGGATTACAGTTTCTTAGGTCAAACTTAGGTGATGAAAACTTAGATTTTCAGCAAAACAAGGGATTTGAATTATTTGATAGTAAAGACTTGTATAATGAGTGTTTATCTAGAAAAGAAGAAATAAACAAATTACTACATCCTATATTTAAGTCTGATGTGTTTTCAGAAAGTACTAATGTATTTAAGTTCAAAAATGTAGAGGAGAATTATATTGTCAACCATTTTGAAGGCCAAATTGATACTGGTAAGATGATGTTCCACTTACTCAAGAAATGTCAGGAAAGTGGGATTAAGATATTAAATAATACTTCTGTGGATAATTTTGAAGACCATGGGAATCATGTATCCGTTCAAACTTCAGATATAACCTTTACTACGAATAAGTTAATGATTGCTACTAATGGTTTTGCGAAGCAGTTGATTGATCAAGAAGTGAAACCAGCTAGAGCTCAAGTTTTAATAACTAAACCTATTAAAAATCTTCATATAAAAGGAACTTTTCATTTAGAAAAAGGGTACTATTATTTTAGGAATATAGATGATAGAATTTTACTTGGTGGAGGAAGAAATTTAGATTTTAAAGCTGAGGAAACAACAGAATTTGCGTTAACAGAATTAGTTCAGAATAAATTAGACGAATTATTACAAACCACAATTTTACCAAATATAGATGCTGAAATTGATCACAGATGGACTGGCATTATGGGGGTTGGAACTCAGAAGAAAAGTATTGTAAAGCCAATTTCAGAAAATGTGTTTTGTGGAGTGAGATTGGGTGGAATGGGCGTTGCTATTGGAAGTTTAGTAGGGAAAGAATTAGCTGATTTGATATGA
- a CDS encoding prolyl oligopeptidase family serine peptidase, which produces MKQLVLTALAAVLLTACKTESPKKNIDLNYPETTKQPVVDTYFETEVTDNYRWLEDDRSKETENWVKAENEVTFDYLDKIPYRAQLKERLSELWNYEKVGVPFEEGDYTYFYKNNGLQNHYVLYRKDKDQKEEVFLDPNTFAKDGTTSMSSVSFSKDGKTVAYAISEGGSDWRKIIIMDVESKKIKEDTLVDVKFSGISWKGNEGFYYSSYDKPKGSELSAKTDQHKLYYHKLGTSQKSDEIIFGATPEEKHRYVGGYLTDDDKYLVVSASTSTSGNKLFIKDLSKPNSKFTTVINNFDSDTYVAANKDSKLYLVTNLNAPNQKVVTVDASNPIPENWKDFIPETENVLSASTGSGYFFAKYMVDAVSKVLQYDYDGKLIREIELPGVGSAGGFGGKKDAKELYFSFTNYNTPGSSYKFNPNDGKYELYWKPSISFNSDNFESKQVFYTSKDGTKVPMIITYKKGLELNGKNPTILYGYGGFNISLTPSFSIANAVWMEQGGVYAVPNLRGGGEYGKKWHDAGTKMKKQNVFDDFIAAAEFLIENKYTSSDYLAIRGGSNGGLLVGATMTQRPDLMKVALPAVGVLDMLRYHTFTAGAGWAYDYGTAQDSKEMFEYLKAYSPVHNVKEGVEYPATMVTTGDHDDRVVPAHSFKFAAELQDKQKGDNPVLIRIETNAGHGAGTPVAKTIEQYADIFGFTLHNMGFEDLPNPKIEKIKP; this is translated from the coding sequence ATGAAACAATTAGTCTTAACTGCACTTGCAGCAGTGCTTCTAACTGCCTGTAAGACTGAATCTCCTAAAAAAAATATTGACTTGAACTATCCTGAAACAACAAAACAACCTGTTGTAGACACTTATTTTGAAACTGAAGTTACCGATAACTATAGATGGTTAGAAGATGATAGAAGTAAGGAAACTGAAAACTGGGTAAAAGCAGAAAATGAAGTTACTTTCGATTATCTTGATAAAATACCATACAGAGCTCAACTTAAAGAACGTTTATCTGAACTTTGGAATTATGAAAAAGTAGGTGTTCCATTTGAAGAAGGTGATTACACTTATTTTTATAAAAACAATGGTTTACAAAATCATTATGTTTTATATAGAAAAGACAAAGATCAAAAAGAAGAAGTTTTCTTAGACCCAAATACGTTTGCTAAAGATGGAACAACTTCTATGAGTAGTGTTAGTTTTTCTAAAGATGGAAAAACCGTTGCCTATGCAATTTCTGAAGGTGGAAGTGACTGGAGGAAAATAATCATCATGGATGTTGAATCTAAGAAGATTAAAGAAGATACTTTAGTCGATGTAAAATTCTCTGGAATTTCTTGGAAAGGTAACGAAGGATTTTATTATTCAAGTTATGACAAACCTAAAGGAAGTGAACTTTCTGCAAAAACAGATCAACACAAGTTGTACTACCATAAGTTAGGAACGTCTCAGAAATCAGATGAAATCATATTTGGAGCAACTCCTGAAGAAAAACACAGATATGTTGGTGGATACTTAACTGATGATGATAAATACTTAGTTGTTTCTGCTTCAACATCTACCTCTGGAAACAAACTTTTTATTAAGGATTTATCTAAACCAAATAGTAAATTCACTACTGTCATCAACAACTTTGATAGTGATACTTATGTAGCAGCTAATAAAGATTCTAAACTTTATTTAGTTACAAATCTTAATGCTCCTAATCAAAAAGTAGTTACAGTTGACGCATCAAATCCGATTCCAGAAAATTGGAAAGATTTTATTCCTGAAACAGAGAATGTACTAAGCGCTTCTACTGGTAGCGGCTATTTCTTTGCTAAGTATATGGTAGATGCAGTTTCAAAAGTATTACAATATGATTATGATGGTAAACTAATAAGAGAAATCGAATTACCAGGAGTTGGTTCTGCTGGAGGTTTTGGTGGTAAGAAAGATGCTAAAGAACTATACTTCTCTTTTACAAATTATAATACACCTGGTTCATCATACAAATTCAATCCAAACGATGGAAAATATGAGTTATACTGGAAACCTAGTATCTCTTTTAACTCAGACAACTTTGAAAGTAAGCAAGTATTTTATACTTCAAAAGACGGAACAAAAGTTCCTATGATTATTACCTACAAAAAAGGGTTAGAATTAAATGGTAAAAACCCAACAATTTTATACGGGTACGGAGGATTCAATATCAGCTTAACACCAAGCTTTAGTATTGCCAATGCAGTTTGGATGGAACAAGGTGGAGTGTATGCTGTACCGAACTTACGTGGTGGTGGTGAATATGGAAAAAAATGGCATGATGCTGGAACAAAAATGAAAAAGCAAAATGTATTTGATGACTTTATTGCGGCTGCTGAGTTTTTAATTGAAAACAAATACACTTCATCTGATTACTTAGCAATCCGAGGAGGGTCTAATGGAGGATTATTAGTTGGTGCAACTATGACGCAACGTCCAGATTTAATGAAAGTGGCTTTGCCAGCAGTTGGAGTATTAGATATGTTACGTTACCATACATTTACAGCTGGTGCAGGTTGGGCTTATGACTATGGTACAGCTCAAGACAGCAAAGAAATGTTTGAATATCTTAAAGCATACTCTCCAGTTCATAATGTAAAAGAAGGAGTAGAATATCCTGCTACAATGGTTACTACAGGAGATCATGATGATAGAGTAGTTCCTGCTCATAGTTTTAAGTTTGCTGCTGAATTACAAGACAAACAAAAAGGAGATAATCCTGTTTTAATTAGAATAGAGACAAATGCTGGTCATGGTGCGGGTACTCCTGTTGCTAAAACCATTGAACAATATGCCGATATTTTCGGATTTACATTACACAATATGGGATTTGAAGATTTACCAAACCCTAAAATAGAAAAAATTAAGCCTTAA
- a CDS encoding 3-oxoacyl-ACP synthase → MSVKEQLFKECQLYVEKREQTIREIMASNKKALLSETKSSAGDKHETGRAMLQLEMEKASQQIGVVQQMKEVLHRVKTTESSKVVRLGSLVQTDKARYYLTISIGLVSVNDETYFVISSSSPIGKLLLGKQVNDVIQFNGQQIKITQID, encoded by the coding sequence ATGAGTGTAAAAGAGCAACTTTTCAAAGAGTGTCAACTGTATGTTGAAAAACGCGAGCAAACCATTCGTGAAATCATGGCTTCAAACAAAAAGGCATTACTTTCTGAAACTAAAAGTTCAGCAGGTGATAAACATGAAACAGGAAGAGCTATGTTGCAATTGGAAATGGAAAAAGCAAGTCAACAAATAGGGGTAGTTCAACAAATGAAAGAAGTTTTACATCGAGTTAAAACCACTGAATCTTCAAAGGTTGTAAGACTGGGAAGTTTGGTTCAAACAGATAAAGCGAGGTATTACTTAACTATTAGTATTGGTCTTGTTTCAGTAAATGATGAGACGTATTTTGTGATTTCAAGTTCTTCTCCAATTGGGAAGTTATTGTTAGGAAAACAAGTAAATGATGTAATTCAATTTAACGGACAACAGATAAAAATTACTCAGATAGATTAA
- a CDS encoding ribonucleotide-diphosphate reductase subunit beta, which translates to MATIEPILQENKDRFVIFPIQHDDLWEWYKKQQACFWTAEEIDLHQDLDDWNNKLSDDERYFIKHILAFFAASDGIVNENLAENFVNEVQYSEAKFFYGFQIMMENIHSETYSLLIDTYIKNDEEKNRLFKAIEVFPAIKKKAEWALKWIESDSFAERLIAFAAVEGIFFSGSFCSIFWLKKRGLLPGLTFSNELISRDEGMHCDFAVHLHNNHLVNKVSKDRIKHIIISALDIEREFITESLPVSLIGMNSKLMTQYLEFVTDRLLLEFGCEKEYNATNPFDFMEMISLEGKTNFFEKRVSEYQKAGVKSGGTGSISFDADF; encoded by the coding sequence ATGGCTACTATAGAACCTATTTTACAAGAAAACAAGGACAGATTTGTTATTTTTCCAATCCAACATGACGATTTGTGGGAATGGTATAAAAAACAACAAGCATGTTTTTGGACTGCCGAAGAAATAGACTTACACCAAGATTTAGACGATTGGAATAATAAGCTTTCTGATGATGAGCGTTATTTCATTAAACACATTCTTGCATTTTTTGCTGCATCTGATGGTATTGTTAATGAAAACTTAGCTGAGAACTTTGTAAATGAGGTACAGTATAGTGAGGCGAAATTCTTTTACGGATTTCAAATCATGATGGAAAATATTCATTCTGAAACATATTCTTTATTAATTGATACGTATATTAAAAACGATGAGGAAAAAAATAGACTTTTTAAAGCTATTGAAGTTTTCCCAGCAATTAAAAAGAAGGCAGAGTGGGCATTAAAATGGATAGAATCTGATTCTTTTGCAGAAAGATTAATTGCTTTTGCTGCTGTAGAAGGAATTTTCTTCTCAGGATCGTTCTGTTCAATATTCTGGTTAAAGAAAAGAGGGTTATTACCAGGATTAACATTTTCAAACGAATTAATTTCAAGAGACGAGGGAATGCACTGTGATTTTGCCGTGCACTTACACAATAATCATCTAGTAAATAAAGTTTCTAAAGATAGAATTAAACATATTATTATTTCTGCTTTAGATATCGAAAGAGAGTTTATTACTGAATCTTTACCGGTTAGTTTAATTGGTATGAATTCAAAATTAATGACTCAGTATTTAGAATTTGTAACAGACAGATTATTGTTAGAATTCGGTTGTGAGAAAGAATACAATGCAACAAATCCTTTTGACTTTATGGAAATGATTTCTTTAGAAGGAAAAACAAACTTCTTCGAAAAGAGAGTTTCTGAATATCAAAAGGCAGGAGTTAAATCAGGGGGAACGGGCTCAATCAGTTTTGATGCTGATTTTTAA